DNA from Sorex araneus isolate mSorAra2 chromosome 6, mSorAra2.pri, whole genome shotgun sequence:
TCAATTCTTTGAGTTATACTTTTCAAATATTCCTTGTTTTTTATACATTAGAAAATACAGTAGCTTTAAATTTCTAATTGCTAGTGTTTGTTCacaatactttttatttgtttattatttatttataatatatattatatttattcttgaaaattaaataattcaaggTGATGGATATTTGATGAATTTGTCTTACCAAAGGTATATTCCCACATGAAATGTAGAATTTGCCAATgtcattctagaaaaaaaaagctaactcTATACATGAAGTacaaatagatttttataaaccgtggattttttgaaaattatgtaaaatgttCTTGCTATTCAAATAATCAAATTAATAGTAACAAAATGTTTTTCTAccatcaagcaaacaaaaattttccGTGTAATAATTAGTGATAATGTTGAAAGTAGCTTTTCTCATGATAgtgttttaagaatattttaataatagagaAACTAGCTTAACTATCTATCAACAATAAAATTATCAATCACGAATAACATATCATTTAAGGCAAGATTTACACAACTTGTATTTTGCTATTATCACTtatacatatctatatttttccctttaaggTACTCAATCTGTTTGATTACAATATAGATCAATGTGAACAATATGGAGatccagagaaatttctcagAATTTATTCTTTTGGGACTTTCTCATGACCagaatacagaaatattttgttttgtgtttttcttagtCTGTTACGCTGTACTCTTAGTCGGAAACCTTCTGATCTTCACCTCCATTCGATACAGCCCTCTTTTCCACCAACCGATGTACTATTTCCTCATCCACTTAGCATCTATGGACATCTGCTACACCTCCACTGTAACACCTAAATTAATTGGTGACCTGTTAGTTTCAAGAAAGACAATTTCTTACAGTGGCTGTCTGTTACAGGTCTTTTCCATGCATTTCTTTGGAATGATTGAAGTCCTAATCCTTACTGTCATGGCGTATGATCGCTACGTTGCCATCTGCAAACCCCTCCATTACCTGCTAATCATGAGCAGAATGAGGTGCAACCTCCTAGTTTTAGCTTCCTGGGCTGGTGGAGCTCTTCATTCCTTTTCTCAAATTTTGATTGTAATTCGATTGCCTTTCTACGGTCCCAACGAGATTGATCACTATTGCTGTGATGTTTTTCCTCTGTTAAAAGTTGCCTGCACAGATACGTACATGACCGGTGTCCTCTTACTTAGCAATTCAGGATTGGCCACTTTaataacatttatggttttgttcttttcttatgTTGTGATATTATTTACTTTAAGAAATCAGTCGGCTGAAGGAAGACG
Protein-coding regions in this window:
- the LOC101542107 gene encoding olfactory receptor 4P4-like is translated as MEIQRNFSEFILLGLSHDQNTEIFCFVFFLVCYAVLLVGNLLIFTSIRYSPLFHQPMYYFLIHLASMDICYTSTVTPKLIGDLLVSRKTISYSGCLLQVFSMHFFGMIEVLILTVMAYDRYVAICKPLHYLLIMSRMRCNLLVLASWAGGALHSFSQILIVIRLPFYGPNEIDHYCCDVFPLLKVACTDTYMTGVLLLSNSGLATLITFMVLFFSYVVILFTLRNQSAEGRRKALSTCGSHITMIIIFFGSSIFSYLRPPTTFPEDKILALFYTIIAPMFNPFIYTLRNSEMKNAMRKVWFQIS